One genomic region from Candidatus Woesearchaeota archaeon encodes:
- a CDS encoding dUTP pyrophosphatase, producing MEKPFLKIKLLRENATMPSKRVEDACFDLYGCFDEDPKFSYPGDIYLVPLGISTEFPRDWVFYIVERSGSGSKGISTRAGVIDSGYRGEIKTPLNNTTNKLIIFSEFPDEEIKEKFAEKLKGFEDNYRIYPQSKGIAQGFLLYCPHVDVEEVKELDMNSERGSGGWGSTGK from the coding sequence ATGGAAAAACCTTTTTTAAAGATAAAGCTATTAAGAGAGAATGCTACAATGCCTTCTAAGAGAGTTGAAGATGCATGTTTTGATTTGTATGGATGTTTTGATGAAGATCCAAAGTTCTCATATCCAGGAGATATTTATTTAGTTCCATTAGGTATTTCAACAGAATTCCCAAGAGATTGGGTTTTTTATATCGTTGAGAGGTCAGGTTCAGGGTCCAAAGGGATTTCTACTAGAGCAGGAGTAATAGACAGTGGATATAGGGGAGAGATTAAAACTCCACTGAATAATACAACAAATAAATTGATTATTTTTTCAGAATTCCCTGATGAAGAAATTAAAGAGAAATTTGCAGAGAAATTAAAGGGCTTTGAAGATAATTATAGGATTTATCCTCAATCTAAAGGGATTGCGCAAGGTTTCTTACTATATTGTCCACATGTTGATGTTGAAGAAGTAAAAGAACTTGATATGAACTCCGAGAGAGGATCTGGAGGATGGGGAAGTACAGGTAAATAA
- a CDS encoding 30S ribosomal protein S2, translating into MVENTTLVPVDDYLTAGVHIGTKYKNGFTDKFIIRSRPDGLKILNTDDVDSRLKVLINLLSRYDPSEFVIMGRRENAKKPLQMFAKLIGCDIFTGRYLPGKLTNVSLEDFKEYKVVIVCDPLTDKNILSEAFEQGIITVGFCDTNNRTSKLDLVVPINNKGKKSLGLAFMLLAKHYLSNRGIIKEKDFKYTLDDFSDE; encoded by the coding sequence ATGGTTGAAAATACTACTTTGGTACCTGTTGATGACTATTTAACAGCAGGAGTACACATTGGAACTAAGTATAAAAACGGATTTACTGACAAGTTCATTATAAGATCAAGACCTGATGGGTTAAAAATCTTAAACACTGATGATGTTGATAGTAGACTAAAAGTTTTAATTAATTTACTTTCAAGATATGATCCTTCTGAATTTGTAATTATGGGAAGAAGAGAAAATGCAAAAAAGCCTCTACAAATGTTTGCAAAATTAATTGGTTGTGACATCTTTACTGGAAGATACCTTCCAGGTAAATTAACAAATGTATCTCTTGAAGATTTCAAAGAATATAAAGTTGTAATTGTATGTGACCCTTTAACTGATAAAAACATTTTAAGTGAAGCATTTGAACAAGGAATTATTACAGTTGGATTCTGTGATACTAACAATAGAACTTCAAAATTAGATTTAGTTGTTCCTATTAATAATAAAGGTAAAAAATCTTTAGGTTTAGCATTTATGCTTCTTGCAAAACACTATTTATCAAATAGAGGCATTATTAAGGAAAAAGATTTCAAGTACACACTAGATGATTTTAGTGATGAGTAA